A window from Gopherus evgoodei ecotype Sinaloan lineage chromosome 24, rGopEvg1_v1.p, whole genome shotgun sequence encodes these proteins:
- the LOC115639355 gene encoding SLAM family member 5-like: protein MEGALRPSLLLLLLVSQPGGAGKAAAGEMELSRIVGDSITFPLGIPAQQLITVSWIVNTTRSIVIVIAGNPPNVIVSDPFYEGRLRVPAESNSLQITSLRMEDTGTYGAEISTVTGTIHRPFLLRMYKQVPEPTIVCDSVTCVNETCNYNLHCTIRDGGDNVTYSWTHTAGDAVVPNGSILHISLSPRDAHLAVTCTAQNPASNSTTTASAKGLCAAHSSAPASSLSYCHLKGIILLLVLGALSAGIIAVHVLPGRELRWD from the exons ATGGAGGGGGCTCTGCGGCCTTCCCTTCTCTTGCTCCTGCTGGTTTCACAGCCCGGCG GGGCCGGCAAAGCTGCGGCAGGTGAAATGGAGCTGAGCAGGATTGTGGGGGACTCCATCACTTTCCCTCTGGGGATCCCAGCACAGCAACTTATAACTGTTTCTTGGATAGTAAACACAACAAGGAGTATAGTAATTGTAATAGCAGGAAACCCCCCCAATGTCATTGTGTCCGACCCGTTCTACGAGGGACGCCTCAGAGTCCCTGCTGAGAGCAACTCACTTCAGATCACCAGCCTGAGGATGGAGGACACGGGCACCTACGGAGCTGAAATCAGCACAGTTACAGGCACCATCCACAGACCCTTCCTGCTGCGCATGTACA AGCAAGTACCGGAGCCAACTATCGTCTGTGACTCAGTGACGTGTGTGAATGAAACCTGTAACTACAACCTACACTGCACCATCAGGGATGGAGGGGACAATGTGACCTACAGCTGGACTCACACAGCAGGGGACGCTGTTGTACCCAATGGGTCCATTCTGCACATCTCTCTCAGCCCCCGTGATGCTCACCTGGCCGTCACCTGCACAGCCCAGAACCCCGCCAGTAACAGCACCACAACCGCCTCTGCAAAGGGCCTTTGTGCAG CTCACTCATCAGCCCCGGCCTCCTCGCTGTCCTACTGCCACCTCAAGGGGATCatcctgctgctggtgctgggagccctgAGCGCTGGGATCATCGCGGTGCACGTCCTCCCCGGCAGGGAGCTGAGATGGGACTGA